From the genome of Hymenobacter cellulosilyticus, one region includes:
- a CDS encoding DUF4230 domain-containing protein: MPPLVRLLRCLVPLLFLVALGWFLWKKVQPSLFDFGNPLTPEPRITVTHNTVLTKIEALGRLELVRYQFKDVVEYRKSTYRFLPDSKVALIVAGNAIGCLDLRKVKPQDVVFEGDSVVRVALPAAELCTWQVDHSQSRVYSTQNSFFNDAELVDEGYKYAEKNVQRAALQSGILAQTTQNAEQILRPMLETMTGRRVVLTQQTAPPAVPQRR, encoded by the coding sequence ATGCCGCCTCTCGTTCGTTTGCTTCGCTGCCTCGTACCTCTGTTGTTTCTGGTGGCTTTGGGGTGGTTTCTGTGGAAGAAAGTTCAGCCCAGCCTGTTCGATTTCGGCAACCCGCTGACGCCCGAGCCCCGCATTACGGTTACTCACAACACGGTTCTGACCAAGATTGAGGCCCTGGGCCGCCTGGAGCTGGTGCGCTACCAGTTTAAGGATGTGGTGGAGTACCGCAAGAGCACCTACCGGTTTCTGCCCGACTCGAAAGTAGCCCTGATTGTAGCCGGCAACGCCATCGGCTGCCTGGACTTGCGCAAGGTGAAGCCCCAGGACGTGGTATTCGAGGGCGACTCGGTGGTGCGCGTGGCCCTGCCCGCGGCTGAGCTCTGCACCTGGCAGGTCGACCACAGCCAGAGCCGGGTGTACAGTACCCAGAACTCGTTTTTCAACGACGCCGAGCTGGTCGATGAAGGCTACAAGTACGCCGAGAAAAACGTGCAGCGGGCGGCCCTGCAGTCAGGCATCCTGGCCCAGACGACGCAGAACGCCGAGCAGATTCTGCGGCCCATGCTCGAAACCATGACCGGCCGCCGCGTGGTGCTGACCCAGCAAACGGCCCCGCCAGCAGTGCCGCAGCGGCGGTAG
- a CDS encoding 1-aminocyclopropane-1-carboxylate deaminase/D-cysteine desulfhydrase encodes MLIQELQEPVATQHGVRLLLVRDDLTHPELPGNKWRKLKYNLQAARKQGHDTLLTFGGAFSNHIAAVAAAGQLQSFRTIGLIRGEETLPLNPTLARAAADGMHLRYLDRETYRRKHEPAVLAELLAQTGPAYVLPEGGTNTLALPGCAELVSELAAHTSFDTLCVACGTGGTLAGLLTGLNGQHQAMGVAVLKNGSFLQDEINALTQATAGRQYANWELRTDYHFGGYAHFSAELLGFIQEFQARHGVLLDPVYTGKLLYAVLDLIRQGHFAAGSTVAAVHTGGLQGWQGFRQRFGSRSAWWPTAR; translated from the coding sequence ATGCTTATTCAGGAACTTCAGGAGCCGGTAGCAACCCAGCACGGCGTGCGGCTGCTGCTGGTGCGCGACGACCTGACGCACCCAGAGCTGCCCGGTAACAAGTGGCGTAAGCTCAAGTACAACCTGCAGGCTGCCCGGAAGCAGGGCCACGATACGCTCCTAACTTTTGGCGGAGCGTTTTCCAACCACATTGCTGCCGTGGCCGCCGCTGGCCAGCTGCAAAGCTTCCGCACCATCGGCCTGATTCGCGGGGAAGAAACCCTGCCGTTAAACCCCACCCTGGCCCGGGCCGCGGCCGACGGAATGCACCTGCGCTACCTCGACCGGGAAACCTACCGCCGCAAGCACGAGCCGGCGGTGCTGGCCGAACTGCTGGCCCAGACCGGCCCGGCCTACGTGCTGCCCGAGGGAGGCACCAACACCCTGGCCCTGCCGGGCTGCGCCGAGCTGGTTTCGGAGCTGGCCGCCCACACCAGCTTCGACACGCTCTGCGTGGCCTGCGGTACGGGCGGCACCCTGGCCGGCCTGCTCACGGGCCTGAACGGGCAGCACCAGGCTATGGGAGTGGCCGTTCTCAAGAACGGAAGCTTCCTGCAAGACGAAATCAACGCGCTGACCCAGGCAACTGCAGGCCGGCAGTATGCTAACTGGGAGCTGCGCACCGACTACCACTTCGGCGGCTATGCCCACTTCTCGGCCGAGCTGCTGGGCTTTATCCAGGAGTTTCAGGCCCGGCACGGCGTGTTGCTCGACCCGGTCTATACCGGCAAGCTGCTCTACGCCGTGCTGGATTTGATTCGGCAGGGACATTTTGCGGCCGGCAGCACGGTGGCGGCGGTGCACACCGGGGGGCTACAGGGCTGGCAGGGCTTCCGGCAGCGGTTTGGGTCACGCAGCGCCTGGTGGCCGACGGCCCGCTAA